From the genome of Bos mutus isolate GX-2022 unplaced genomic scaffold, NWIPB_WYAK_1.1 CTG609, whole genome shotgun sequence:
aggaaatggcaacccactccagtattcttttctggggaatcccatgggcggaggagcctggtgggctacagtccatggggtcacaaatgttggacacgactgagcgacttcactcactcactatgttcggtgcataaatatttataattgttgtatcttcttcttggattgatcctttgatcattatatagtgtccatctttgtctcttttcacagcctttgttttaaagtctattttatctgatataagaattgctgctcctgctttcttttggtctctgtttgcatggaatatctttttccagtccttcactttcagtctgtatgtgtccctcgTTTCaagatgggtctcttgtagacaacatatataggggttttgtttttgtatccattcagccagtctttgtcttttggttggggcattcaagcatctgtctacaatgcaggagacccaggttcagtccctgagttgggaagatcccctggagaaggaaatggcaatccactccagtactattgcctggaaaatcccatggaaggccacagtccatggggtagcaaagagttggacacgactgagcgacttcactttcactttggggcattcaacccatttacgtttatggtaattattgataagtatgatctcgttgccatttactttattgttttgggtttgattttatatattctttctgagtttcctgtctagagacaatcccttagcatttgttggagagctggtttggtggtgctgaattttctgatcttttgcttgtctgtaaagcttttgatttctccttcatatttgaatgagatccttgctgggtacagtaatctgggctgtaggttatttctttcatcactttaagtatgttctgccattcccttctggcctgaagagtttcttttgaaagaCCAGCTGTTAACCTTTTGGAATCCCCTTGTGTGCTATTTGTTGTCtatcccttgctgcttttaatatttgttctttgtgtttgatctttgtttatttgattaatacatgtcttggggtgttttgtcttgggtttatcctgtttgggactctctggatttcttggacttgggtggttatttccttccccattttatggaagttttcaactattatctcctcaagtattttctcatggtctttctttttgtcttcttcttttgggactcctatgattcaaatgttggggcatttaacattgtcccagaggtctctgggtTGTCCTTgtttcttctaattcttttttcctctctgattcatttatttctaccattctatcttctacctcacttatcctatcttctgcctctgttattctactgttgtttccctccagagtgtttttgatctaatttgttgcattattcattatatattgactcttttgtttcttctaggtccttgttaaacctttattgcatcttcttgatccttttctccaggctatttatctgtgattccattttgttttcaagattttggatcattttcactatcattatttggaattctttatcaggtagatttccTATCTCtacctcttttgtttggtttgttgggcatttatcctgttcctttacctgctgggtatttctctgccttttcatcttgtttatattgctgtgtttggggtggcctttctgtattctggcagctAGTGGTTCCCTTTATTATGGAGGTTTctggctgtgggtggggttggatgggtggcgtgtcaaggttttctggttagggaagcttgtgtcggtgttctggtgggtggtgctggatttcttctttctggagagcAAGGAAGTGTTCAGTAataagttttgagatgtcagtgggtttggtgtgactttgggcagcctgcatATTGaggctcagggttatgttcctagGTTTCTGGAGAATTTGcctggtatgtcttgctctggagcttTTTGGCCCTTGGGTagtacttggtttcagtgtaggtatggaggcattttatgagctcctattgattaacGTTCCCTAgattcaggagttctctgatattctcaggatttggacttaagacTCCTGCCTCTGGTtacagtcttattcttacagtatcctcaagacttctccatctatacagcaccgatgatcaaacatctaggttaatgatgaaaagtttctccacagtgagggacacccggagaggtacacagagttacatggagaagagaagagggtggatgaaaatagaggtgaccaggaggagaagagggggaatcaaaatgggagagagcaagctagccagtaatcacttccttatgtgctctcacagtctggatccctcagagttgtccacggagttacacagagaagaaaagagggaggaaggagacagaggtggccaggaggataaaggggggaatcaaaaggagagagacagatccagccagtcatcagttccctaagtgttctccacagcccagaacacacaaagagattcacagagttgggtagagaagaaaagggggaggggggagatagaggctacctggtggagaaaaaggagagtcaaaagggggagagagcaatcaggccagtgatctcgctcccaagtaaaaatcaGTACTGAAGATTTGTAcccttaaaggtacaaagttgataacaaataccaaaaagcaaagattaaaaatcttgagtagaggttagattctcaaaaatacaatattaaaaacagaaacaaaaacaaaacaacccccaaaaaacaaacaaaaaaccccaaaaagtgacagaaattataaatatatatatgtatatatatggagtttgttttaaaaatagggtcttttcttttcttttttttatttttgcaaggtaatagaaggttataaaaaatgaaaattaaaggagtaatggggacttaaaaataacaaataaaataaaataaattttaattaagaaaatgataatagtaaaactATATCTAAGACTTTCTTTGGAGCTGTTgcggacagtgtggggtcagttcatttgcagatagttccttggtctggcttgtACTTCTCATGGTCTttggccccttcctatgtagtcggtgctaactacagggttttaatctatttcacctgtcacttccaaagcggttccctctatTTATGTTAGTTTCTTcagtttgctggtctcttcaatgcctaatttctgccctgacacaaggggcaCGGTGGTGGTCACTCTTTTTTAGGCTCGCTTGTTCAGTCATGCTTTgtggagggaggaacactgcaactaaatatcactggtgtgtgttcacagtgattcagccacactgggtttgcccccactcatggcgtgtgtgctttcccagtctacactgctgagactctaggttgctctgccgggaactgtctgaTGCAGGTCCTggtttgcatgcacttcccaggtgtaagctactcaggttcaggttctcggttactccacaaaggtgcagacttggctgggcctgcgttttgtgcccatCCCAGGTcctagcagctcaggtgaccaggtccTTGGCACACATAGTCTCCCCCCGTTGAAGGTTGTGACTTATCCCCTCCCTGGTTCcagctgctcggttttctgggtgtacagtGGGCACAACTTCTCTCTTCTGGGAAGTTGATCTCTGGCTACAACCCTCCTgtcagatgttgaccatccaacATCCCAAGAAGCCTTGGTTAGCAACAAGGTCTTCTTGCAGTTTGGTATAGGATGACTTTCTGGAGCCACGAttgtccccttctggctctggctgcccttgcctgcctgtctctAGTGGGGGATAGGCcagtctgcagctggctagctctgctcagtcctttgttctgtgagcctGACTGGTGGTGGTTAGGGCTTTTTGCTGGAGCACGGGatagttatcccacagtctggtttgctatctcaaactggttccctcagattgtcctcaggacATTCAGGCTTGGTCCTTATCCTAAGCACTGCCTCTGGCTCCTCGCTATCCctcccccgcttgctagtggggGATGCAAGCATCAGGGATGTTGCGCCGCTGGGAATTGctgttgggcacgtaatctgtgggttttaattatttatttttcctcccagttattttgccctctgagatCCTAATGTTCACCACAGACCTGGTggagagagtgtttcctggtgtttggaaacttctctctctctctttttttttaaatatacatttatttattttaattggaggctaattattttacaatattgtattgcttttgccatacatcaacatgaatccgccatgggtgtacacgtgttccccctcctgaaccccccttccacctccctctccataccaatgaaacatgtataatatcatatgtgaaaagaaTCACCAGtttaggttcgatgcatgatacaggatgctcggggctggtgcactgggatgacttctctcttttttaagactcctttcctgggatggatctccatccctacctcttttgtctctctttttatcttttatattttgtcctacctccttttgaagacaatgggttgcttttctgggtgcctgatgtcctctgccagcattcagaagttgttttgtggaatttgccagcgctcaaatgttcttttgatgaatttgtgggggagaaaatagactccccgtcctattcctccaccatcttaagACCACCTCAGAGTCTTTTTTATTAtacaaagttaaaattttcttgttctagttctgtgaaaattttcACATGATCCTGTTATCCCATTCCTGGTCATATAACCAcagaaaacaataatttaaaaagatacaccccagtgttcatttcaGCTCTATCTACAATAGTGAAAACATGAAGGCAACCTATTTGTCCTCTAACAGataaaaaatgtggtatatttatagaATGTAATaatgctcagccataaaaatgagtaACAGTggatgaaataatggcatttgcagcaacatagatggatctagagacaATCAtattcagtgaaataagccaggctgagaaagacaaatgttgtttgatatcacttatatgtggaacatGAAAGAAAGTGTTGCAATTGAAACTCTATATATAATGCAGATAGACCCTCAGACATAGAAGTGAAACTAATGGCTACCTGAGTGGGGAAAGGGAGCAGTttaggagtctgggattgacataaacacacactatatataaaatagatagccataAGTACCTATTTTATAgtacagaaaactatattcaatgttttgtaatagcctttaagggaaaaaaagatgaaaaaaaaaatgtttacatatgattgaatcactttgctatacacccaaaactaacatagcattgtaagtaaattatgcttcaataaaaatacaaaaaaaaattgtcttaaaattttaaatacatctaAACTCTAACATAATATTTATCCATTTCACTGCCTTGTACTTACCCAAGAGAAAGAGCAGCAGATTTTTTTCTATGCAAATGTTAATAGAAGCTTTATTTATATTAGTCCGAccttggaaacaatctaaatgttccTCCACTGAGGATGAATAAGTAAATCGTGACAAGTGAATTCCATgctgctgtaaagagtaataaaTTGTTGGTACCCACAAAAATATGACAACTCTCAAAGTTATTAGGCAGAGTAAAGGACGCCAGACTTAAAAGATAAGATAATCTAAATTTTAGTTGcaaaaacattctaaaatgaAGATTCATTTATGGTTGCACAAAGCAGATCAAACAAGAAATGtcagaatttaataaaaaatgtcaTACAAGGCATACaatgtggaaaaagaaagaaattagattcTCTCATAACTGCAAAGGACCTGTTTTCTAACAGAAAACCTCAAGGAACTCTGTCATAAATGTGAGCTCAGGAATCCCCTCACAATTGTGAATTCAGCAAGATAAAAGGATACAAACTCAACAAGCAAATATCTTgtcaatgcatatatatatatatatgaatatattgatGTAATACATAACATGCAGGAAccaaaatatgcatatttttgactttccaggtggcacagtggtaaagaatctgcctgcaatacaggagacacaggaaacataggtttgatcactgggttgggaagatcccctggaggaggaaatggcaacccactccagtattctcgccaggacagaggtgggctacaatccatacgGTCAAAAATTGTCAGATACAACTGATTATgtaaacacacatgtatatatatatatatatatatatatatacatgtgccaTTTACAATACAAAGGGTAATGAAATAATAAACTCAGAAAATGTGCAGGATATATATGTTGAAAAGTATGCtggttaaagaaatcaaagatctgAACACATTATAAGACATACTGAGCTCATAGTATAAAATATTCATAGATGGGAAAGAAAATTGGAGTAGGAATTTGAGTTGGatggaatgaaataaatgaagatgGCAACTAactatgaaatgagaaaaatgagcaaCTAATGTCTGCCTCAGAAgtgaagaaaaacagcaaaaccaACTAAATCAAGGAAATAACATGTCACATTTACCTAATGTGtaattttaaatccttttaattaaaaaatgatatattaaaaatgaattttgacaTTTCTCTACCCTTGAATTTGACAATTAACCCCTTTGAGCAGACCATTGTAGAAATGGGCCTTTCCTAAATGTATTAATACATCATTTGAATCAAAAGCCCCACATGCTAAAAGTGGGAAGTTAACTAAGAGTGAAAAATAAGAGTTAAATAAGTATTAAATTTACTCACTGGTGAATACAAATTGTCCTTGACAATTATTGAAAGACCTCCAGACATTTTGTTGCATTCTCCTAGGCATTAGGGCTAATCAACAAAGTGCTTGTCATCTCCTCAGGGAGAGTCTCAAAGCTAAGGGAATCCATATATTGTTCTCAAAGCCATGTAAGAAATACAAGAAGTCAACACAGAAACTTCATTACAGGTAAAAATAATATTGCATGTTGTACAATATGCTACCAATATCCACAATATTTCAGTGACATTTGCCAAGTTCCACTTTAATTCTATGACATAGATTCTACATTTAGTTATAGgatagggggtggggtggggactgaaataaattttatgtattacaTCCTACTTGACCAATTCCTCACTTACCCATCACTATAGCCGTGACAGAGACATAAAACAACAGTCCAGAGAATATGTTTATATGGTGAAGAAAATCTCTTTCAGGTAAGTTGCTATCACTATTagaaacaaataaacattaaaaaaaaaaaaaaaaaaaaaagctatgtatTTGACATTTGAGAACTATTTCCAGGTAAGATAGACTCACTGAATTATTGACTCTTCATGTATCTTTCCTCAAAACTGTGCACACTGTTTCCCATTATATATGGTAACAAAGAGTTTTAGATAATTTACACTATTGACCCAGATtaaccctttgttgttgttcagtcactaaatcctgtctgactctttgtgaccccatggactgaagcatgctatgcttccctttccttcactatctcttggagtttgctcaaattcatgttcactgagttggtgatgctatctagccacaccatcctctgctgccctcttctcacCATAAATGAAGGCACTGCAGAAACTGTATTTATAGACATATATGTTCCATACATGGACATACATGTCCTATACATAGTCAGGCATGTTCTGGTATGACTCACCATGTGAACAAATTTAATTCCCACTGTGGTCCATTATGCATTTCTTATTCATACACTTATTCATACCTGTCAGGTGTGCTAAATTTGAGTCAGTACCACCTGAAGGAAAAATATCATTCACAGACTATGTTTGAGTAGTGGGTTATATGAATTTTGGGAACTTTTGGTTTGGGAATTTATTGTATAATTAGCATAGGCATTatatcctagacagcatattaaaaagacgagacattactttgccaacaaaggcccatctagtcaaggctatggtttttctagtagtcatgtatggatatgagagttggaccataaagaaagctgcgtgccaaagaattggtgcttttgagctgtggtgttggggaagacccttgagggtcccttgcactgcaaggagatccaaccagtccatcctaaaggaaatcactcccaaatattcattgaaaggattgatcttgaagttgaaactccaatactttggccagccgatgcaaagaactgcctcatttgaaaagaccttgatgctggaaaagactgaaggtggaaggagaaggggacaacagaggatgagatggctggatggcatcaccaactcaatgggcatgaatttgagtaaactccaggagttggtgatggacaggaaagcctggtatgctgcagtccatgaggtctcaaagagtcggacacaactgagcaactgaactgaactgaactatatccTAGGatagatgcatttttaaaatgtcattctgTGATTATATCTTATAAAGAATAAAGATAGAACTTTAAGGAATAGTATGATAATTATTATAATACCTAATTTTATGATTGTTTAGCTTCTCGGTTTTgctttgttatatatatttatgtatctctaattgtctttgTTTCTATACCTATACTATAGTGCTTGTCAACTCGGATATTATTGTGACTACTGGCTCAATATTGTTACAGGTTGCGTATATGATATGTTAAGATATTGAACGCTTTAATTGGCCTATAAATATTACAAGCCAATAGCATTTCAACTGTCAGTTATGACagccaaaatgtctccagacagtgGAAAAATATTCTTTGGGGGAGTAAAATCACTCTAACTGAGAATAGCTGATCTACCTTCATATCTCCTTCTGTCTCTATTTATGTATACTTTAATGTGTGACAGATGGACTTACATTTAAATATGCTAAACTGgacatttaaatttatattacttACCAGTTCTGCATACTAACACATCTAAGAAGATATTTTACACAAAATCTATTGACTCTGCTGCTGTGTCTACCCAGAATAGGTTTCCTCATAAACCTGGATGGAACCACACAATGGAACAGTGCTGAGTGAATTCATCCTTATGGGAATCACAGACTGCCCTGAGCTGCAGGCTCCACTGTTTGGGCTCTTCCTCATCATCTACGTGATCTCTGTGGTGGGCAACTTTGGCATGGTCATCCTCACTAAGGTGGACTCCAGGCTGCAGACacccatgtacttctttctcaggCACCTGGCTTTCACTGATCTTGGTTATTCAACAACCGTGGGCCCCAAAATGTTAGTAAATTTTGTGGCAGATCAAAATAAAATCTCCTATTACTTTTGTGCCACACAGCTCACTTTCTTTCTCGTGTTCATTATTAGTGAGCTTTTTATTCTGGCAGCAATgtcctatgaccgctatgtggccatctgtaacCCTCTGCTCTACCCAGTGGTCATGTCGCAAAGGGTATGTCAAGTGCTGGTGGCAATGCCATATTTCTATAGCATATTTGAGTCTCTTCTTATCACTGTAAAGATATTTGACTCATCATTCTGTGGCTATAATGTCATCAGACATTTCTACTGTGACAGTCTTCCCTTGTTATCTTTGCTCTGCTCAAATGCAAGAGAAATTGGACTGATTATTCTTATCTCAGCAggttttaatttgattttctctCTTCTGATAGTTCTCGTGTCTTACCTTCTTATTCTTGCATCCATTCTCAGGATGAGCTCTGCTGAAGGCAGGCAAAAGGCTTTTTCTACCTGTGGGTCTCACCTGACAGTGGTCACAGTGTTCTATGGGGCTTTAATATTCATGTATGTGCAACCAGAGTCCCACCATTCATTTGACACAGATAAAATGGCATCTATATTTTACACTCTCATTATCCCTATGCTAAAATCCCTTGATCTACAGTTTGAGGAACAAAGATGTAAAACATGCCCTACAAAgtacatggaaaagaatatgcaaTTCTTTCTCTTAAGTCTTGTGTACAATATGAATCATATAATTTAGGTGATGGGCTTCAAActgttctctgtgtgtctctaaaaagaataaaaagtatggAAATGTTTAGCACATATTTAGAAATTGCCTTCCAAGGGCTGGTCATACTTCTATGTGCTATATATACTTTAGCACCCAAAGGGGGAAAATATCTGCCTTTCTTGAGGGGAAGAGATGAATTACAAATATAATTAAGTAAATAGCACCATACCTTAGAATGAGTTAGGACACCCTAAGGACAAGTAAAGAGAGTCAAGTGAGAAAGAATAGCATATATAAAATGATTCAAATGATTATCATTATTCCCAACTATTAGAATAAATTTCCTAGTGTCTACATGTGTTTGTGCATATACATGTGGTTTTATGTAAGCATGTACTTATGCTTTTATTCACTATACTTGTCTAAGGCatgtattaaaattaaacttATGGTGGTTTCCAGGAGGCTCAGTGTAATAAAATGATTTGAATTCATCATTCATCTGAATTAATTCAGAGGCTCCCTTATCACGTGGAAGAGTTTAGGATCCTGCTCTGTTCTCATCAGTTaagttgcttttttttattttaaattttattttatttttaaactttacaaattgtattagttttgccaaatatcaaaatgaatccgccacaggtatacatgtgttcccgatcctgaaccctcctccctcctccctccccataccatccctctgggtcgtcccagtgcactagccccaagcatccagtatcgtgcatcgaacctggactggcaagtTGCTTTTATATATGAGCCCTAGAAGTCTTTAGACTCAGCACACTTAGCAATTCAGTAACTCACAGCATCTTATTTATCTAAATCAGACTATTTGTCTGTAAAttcaagttcagtcgctcagtcatgtccaactctttgctaccccataggctgcagcacaccaggcttccctgtccctcatcaactccaggagattgctcaaactcatgtccatcacgtcagtgatacCATACACCAACCTCATGctctgacatttccttctcctcctgcgttcaatctttctaagcaggagggtcttttccaatgagtcagttcttcacatcagggggccaaagtattctCTGAACCAGATACGTTTTCTTAATAGTCTTTAATAATATTctgtacttgaaagttgctaagagagtgggCCTTAAATATTCTCACCTCAGAAAAGGGAATGATAATTATGTAACatgaaaatgttcagttcagttcagtcgctcagtcatgtccgactctttgcaaccccatgaattgtagcacaccaggcctccctgttagCTAGTGCTAAATTGTAGCCATATTGAACTATATAAATGCATCAAATAAACATGTTGTTGACTTTAAATTTACACCATATTAACTGTAAATTATGTCACAATAAAGCCagagggaaaaaatttaaatttcttgagaTTCTCCCATGGAAGCTTtgagttatatttttatattttattgggaTCTTGATTCCTAACTTCTTTTTGATCAAACAAAATAGTTACATTTGCTTATctgtctgaaaaacaaaaatatttcttatttaaaatttgtgttttaattatttttgtactTTTGCATAAGAGGTCTAGTCTATACTGAACTAGCTTTGTGCCTTTGTTATGGGATAATCTTCTTCAGTATTGGTTCATAAGAGTGTGTAAAAAATCTTTTACTACGTATGCATGAATATATGTGTACCATATTgcatattttattgtaaaatattttattatattctataatttttattctattttttgatTGCTATGGTTTGATCATTTCTTTGtagcaaacaaaagacaaaattccATGATTTGGTCAATATTTCTAGGAAAAATGTAATAAGATATGTAACAGTTTGTTTATATATGATATGCATACAAatatcttccctggtgactcagacagtaaagcgtctgcctgcaacacgggatacccgggttcaatccctgggtcgggaagatctcctggagaaggaaatagcaacccactccagtacccttgcctggaaaattccatggactgaagagtctggtgggttacagtccatggggtcgcaaagagttggacacaactgagcgacttcactttcactttcatcctcttCAAAATTATcacttttttgtttaattttgtatttttaacatttatgaaattttatttacatcatAGAGAGACTGCACTGTTCTTTGTTCACCATCCTTAAAAACTCAAAAA
Proteins encoded in this window:
- the LOC102287396 gene encoding LOW QUALITY PROTEIN: olfactory receptor 8K3 (The sequence of the model RefSeq protein was modified relative to this genomic sequence to represent the inferred CDS: deleted 1 base in 1 codon), with product MEPHNGTVLSEFILMGITDCPELQAPLFGLFLIIYVISVVGNFGMVILTKVDSRLQTPMYFFLRHLAFTDLGYSTTVGPKMLVNFVADQNKISYYFCATQLTFFLVFIISELFILAAMSYDRYVAICNPLLYPVVMSQRVCQVLVAMPYFYSIFESLLITVKIFDSSFCGYNVIRHFYCDSLPLLSLLCSNAREIGLIILISAGFNLIFSLLIVLVSYLLILASILRMSSAEGRQKAFSTCGSHLTVVTVFYGALIFMYVQPESHHSFDTDKMASIFYTLIIPMLNPLIYSLRNKDVKHALQSTWKRICNSFS